The Anaerolineales bacterium region ATATCCTGACCTTCATGGAATTTCACACCGGAGCGGATCTTGAAAGTATAAACATTGCCTTCCGGGGAAACTTCCCAAGATTCAGCGAGCAGTGGGACGAATTTATCTGTGGCTTCGCCGTCGTACGTGACGAGCGTTTCGTACACGTTTTGGATGATCTCGCCGCCAGCGGTTTCATACGCCAGCCCGGGATCGAGCGTCTCAGGACCGCCAATCGTCGCAACGACCAGCGTGGAGGGGTCCTTTGATGTTAAGCCGCTAGCCGCAGGCGCGTCCGTCGCGGCAGGAGCATCCGTCGCGGCGGGCGCCGAGGTGCTCGACGTGCTGGGGGCTTGCGTCGTAGCAGTAGGACCGCAGGCGGTTATCAACATGCTAGCGACAACAAGCAAACTTAATATAGCGAATAGTTTACGCATCTTTCTTCTCCTCACGAAATTTGAAAAGGTTGAATTGGTTACGTACAGCGAGCAAGGACAGATTGTACATATCAGAACGAGGCAACCACCTCCTTTCAAGGTAGGCGATAGACGCTTTCAAAGCGCCTGTCGCTAATGTTTAAAGAAAACGTTCGGCAAAGAAACAAGCCACAAAATGACCGGGCTTGATCTCACGAAATTCAGGGCGCGACTCCGCGCAGATCGCTTCTGCGATCGGACAACGCGTGCGGAAGCGGCAACCCGAAGGCGGGTTCGCAGGAGAGGGGACATCCCCTTCAAGGACCGTCCGTTTACGCTTCGCATCAGCCACCGGGTCCGGAATGGGAACCGCCGAGAGCAGCGCCTGAGTGTAGGGATGAAGCGGCTGCTTATAGAGTTCTTCCCGTTCCGCCAGTTCAACGATTACACCCAGATACATCACCGCCACGCGTTTGCTGATGTGGCGCACCATCGAAAGATCATGGGCGATGAAGAGATAGGTCAGGTTGAACTGCTCCTGTAACTCTTCCAAAAGGTTAACCACCTGCGCTTGGATGGAAACGTCCAGCGCGGAAATAGGCTCATCGCAGATAATGAAAGACGGCTGTAAAGCCAGGGCGCGCGCTACGCCGATGCGCTGGCGCTGACCGCCGGAAAATTCGTGCGGATACCGAGTGGCAAAAGCCGGGTTTAGGTTGACCAATTCGAGGAGTTTCGCGACGCGGTCGTTCATCTCCGCGCCGGCGGCGACGTTGTGAACTTGCAACGGTTCGCCGACCAACTGGCCGACGGTCATGCGCGGATTTAGGCTTGCATATGGATCCTGAAAGATCATCTGCATCTTGCGACGCATCTGGCGCATCTCTTCGCCCTTCAGCTTGACCAAGTCCTTGCCATCGAAATGAACATTCCCGGCTGTGGGTTTATACAATTGGAGGATCGCGCGTCCCGTCGTGGATTTACCACACCCCGACTCGCCCACCAGTCCGAGCGTCTCACCGCGATAAACATCGAAACTGATGCCATCCACAGCCCGCACAGCGCCCACCTGACGTTGAAACACGCCGCGATAGATCGGAAAGTGCATTTTTAGATCTTCAACTCGAAGCAATACTTCATTATTGGCGCTCATGAACGAGGTCTCCCTGTTTTGGTATCCACCCAGCAGGCAATGCTATGGTCGGGCGCAATAGGTTCAAGGCTAGGGTTTTCCTTCCAACAGCGTTCGACCGCCCACTTACAGCGCGGCGCGAATGGACAGGCTTTCGGCTTCTGATAAAGCACAGGAGGCTGTCCTTCAATCGAAAATAATTTGGCATGTTGTTTTTCGTCCACACGAGGCAGGCTGCCAAGTAGTCCGATCGTGTAGGGGTGGGAGGGATTGGCAAACAATTCACCCACGAGGGCTTCCTCGATGATCAACCCGCCATACATAACAATCACACGCTGGGCAAGTCCCGCCACAACGCCTAGATCATGCGTGATCCAGATAATTGCCATACCCAATTCGCTGCGCAGGCGTTTGACCAAATCCATGATCTGCGCCTGAATCGTCACATCGAGCGCGGTGGTCGGCTCATCCGCAATCAACACTTGCGGTGAACAGGACAGCGCCATGGCGATCATCACGCGCTGGCGCATCCCCCCGGAAAACTGGTGAGGGTAATCGGACAATCGCTCTTTCGCATTGGGAATACCCACCATTGCCAATAACTCAGCCGCGCGCTCGCTGGCTTGTTTCTTCGACATTCCAACGTGCAACATCAAAGGTTCTTCGAGTTGGCGACCGATCGTCAACACCGGGTTCAGCGAGGTCATGGGATCCTGAAAGATCATGCCAATCTGCGCGCCGCGCACTTGGCGAATTTCCTGATTCGTCATCTTCAATAGATCACGCCCGAAGAACATCGCGCTACCCGATTCTACTTTCCCCGGCGGCGAAGCAATTAACCCCAACACTGACAACATGGTAACACTTTTGCCGCACCCACTCTCCCCCACTACGCCTAGTGTTTCACCTTCTTTCAAACCAAATGAAACGCCATTCACTGCATGAACCACCCCATCTGGAGTTTTAAATGTTGTTTCCAACCCTTGCACATCCAGTAAAAGATCAGGCATCCGCTAGTCTTCCTTTGCAATTTGGGGATATCGTTCTTGCAATTGCCAAACAGCGCAGATTATACCCCAATCCAAAAGTGCGTCAATACAACACAAAGGAATCGAGCAAGTTACTCCTCGATTCAAGAAAAAATAGTTCTGTAGAACTGCCGATGTCAACACCGCAGGGGGGTATGGGAGATGTGACGAACGCTCGTTCAACCGCTCTCTTTTTGTTGACATCCCCTATGGCGAACGGTAGAATACCTTCATTCATTATTCTTTTGCGGAGGCACACTTATGTTGAAGGAATTCAGAGACTTTGCCATGCGCGGCAACGTAATGGACTTGGCGATTGCCGTCATCATCGGCGGCGCGTTCGGGAAGATCATCGCTTCGCTCGTCAACGATGTGTTGATGCCGCTCATTGGGCTTTTGCTCGGCGGGATCAGTTTCGCCAACCTGTCCGTCACGGTGGGCGATGCGGTCATCGCTTATGGCTTATTCATACAAGCGATTGTGGACTTCATTATCGTGGCATTCGTTATCTTCCTACTAGTGCGAGCTATGAACAACATGAAGAAACCCGCCCCCGCCGCGGAACCGACAACGAA contains the following coding sequences:
- a CDS encoding dipeptide ABC transporter ATP-binding protein; translation: MSANNEVLLRVEDLKMHFPIYRGVFQRQVGAVRAVDGISFDVYRGETLGLVGESGCGKSTTGRAILQLYKPTAGNVHFDGKDLVKLKGEEMRQMRRKMQMIFQDPYASLNPRMTVGQLVGEPLQVHNVAAGAEMNDRVAKLLELVNLNPAFATRYPHEFSGGQRQRIGVARALALQPSFIICDEPISALDVSIQAQVVNLLEELQEQFNLTYLFIAHDLSMVRHISKRVAVMYLGVIVELAEREELYKQPLHPYTQALLSAVPIPDPVADAKRKRTVLEGDVPSPANPPSGCRFRTRCPIAEAICAESRPEFREIKPGHFVACFFAERFL
- a CDS encoding ABC transporter ATP-binding protein gives rise to the protein MPDLLLDVQGLETTFKTPDGVVHAVNGVSFGLKEGETLGVVGESGCGKSVTMLSVLGLIASPPGKVESGSAMFFGRDLLKMTNQEIRQVRGAQIGMIFQDPMTSLNPVLTIGRQLEEPLMLHVGMSKKQASERAAELLAMVGIPNAKERLSDYPHQFSGGMRQRVMIAMALSCSPQVLIADEPTTALDVTIQAQIMDLVKRLRSELGMAIIWITHDLGVVAGLAQRVIVMYGGLIIEEALVGELFANPSHPYTIGLLGSLPRVDEKQHAKLFSIEGQPPVLYQKPKACPFAPRCKWAVERCWKENPSLEPIAPDHSIACWVDTKTGRPRS
- the mscL gene encoding large conductance mechanosensitive channel protein MscL, whose translation is MLKEFRDFAMRGNVMDLAIAVIIGGAFGKIIASLVNDVLMPLIGLLLGGISFANLSVTVGDAVIAYGLFIQAIVDFIIVAFVIFLLVRAMNNMKKPAPAAEPTTKECPYCNTTIPIKARRCPNCTSQL